The sequence CCTTTGATTCCTCTTCTTTCACATTCACTGAATGAGTAGCCTCAGCTCTATAAACATAAAACTTAACCACAACCAAGAATAAGGCGAAGTTAACAAAATTAAGAAGCGCAAAGAACAAGTAATAATAATCCAACCTAGACTCGTTAAGATTATTCAAAATCCATCCTCTTCCATGTTTTATTGTTATCTTAGAAACAGTGGACAACAAGAAACTGCTCAAGAAATTCCCGATCCCTAGACTTGTTAGCGAATACGATGTGCCAAGACTTTTCATGCTTTCAGGAGCTTGATCGTAGAAAAATTCGAGCTTCGCAACTACTAAGAAAGCATCAGCAATACCCATAAGCACGAATTGAGGAAGCAGCACGAAGATTGTCAATGGTAGTTTTACTCCCGTTTGGTGAATGAGTCCATGATCAGCAGCGACTTTGAGTCTATACCTGTAACAAATATGCCAAGTACGAAACTGTGAAGTTCACTATCAatacaagaaaatataaatctaaCTTCACTTCTAGATTTTAAAGACGTATTATAGGTTGCATGACTTCAAACTGTCCAGattttttgatttaaaattaacataGAAGTGTCTATGATTTTCTAAAACTCGGGTCAGGCCGTGTGAATTCAGTTGATATAAGCCCTACTTATGAAAGATTTATGCaaagtaattattttatttaaaatcttaATACCTTTCGGTGAAAGATGCGACGGTCATGACGATGATGTAGAAGATAAGACCAATTCCCATCCGTTGAAGCAAAGTAATGCCCCTTGGATTCCCGGTTAATTTTTGGGCTATCTTGACTAAGACTCGATCATATATGACAATGGAGACGAGGAAAGAGACTGTCCCAAAGGCGGAGAGACTCGCTGGTGGGATGCTGAAGTTTCCGACAATCATTGTGTTTAGAGTCGTTCCTTGTTTGACAAACAAAGTGTTAATTTGAGCGATCATAGCGCTTGGGACAAAAGTTATGCCCATGGTAGGTAGCATATTTagcatttgttttgtttcttcgaCTTCTGTGGTTGTACAAAGATCCCACTGGCCGGTTGTTCCTGTTTTTAGTGAAGCTCTAtctaaaaacctgcaaaacaccATTAGTTACATTTGTATAGTCGGTACTGAGATTTTGAGGGGTTTTAGACCGTTTATTAAAAAgcataacaaaatatttggttAGTAATTTCGTATGTATATTA comes from Brassica rapa cultivar Chiifu-401-42 chromosome A02, CAAS_Brap_v3.01, whole genome shotgun sequence and encodes:
- the LOC103853682 gene encoding protein NRT1/ PTR FAMILY 5.2 isoform X2, which codes for MGMLVLTLSVSIPGMNPPECSTTSAEDCEQASVLQLALFFGALYILAFGTGGTKPNISTIGADQFDEWDPKEKMQKISFFNWWMFGIFFGTLFANTILIYVQDNVGWGWGYGLPTLGLAISISVFLLGTPFYRHKLPTGSPFLTMARVIVASFRKAKAPTPRDPTRFHEPSSLEYERKGTFPIHSTQSLRFLDRASLKTGTTGQWDLCTTTEVEETKQMLNMLPTMGITFVPSAMIAQINTLFVKQGTTLNTMIVGNFSIPPASLSAFGTVSFLVSIVIYDRVLVKIAQKLTGNPRGITLLQRMGIGLIFYIIVMTVASFTERYRLKVAADHGLIHQTGVKLPLTIFVLLPQFVLMGIADAFLVVAKLEFFYDQAPESMKSLGTSYSLTSLGIGNFLSSFLLSTVSKITIKHGRGWILNNLNESRLDYYYLFFALLNFVNFALFLVVVKFYVYRAEATHSVNVKEEESKVVGIKEDE